cgacaattaagagaggaggtGGCCCGACTGTTCAACAAAGGACATCTCTGAGAGTTCTtgagtgatcgggccaagaactACTTCAGGAACAGGGATTATTATAAACAGACTGAGAAAGAGGAGCCTCagcacatcattaacatgatcatcgatggggtcgacattcctaggggccgatgctgaagcgcaccaaagtatccattacaagggaaaaatggactcgggattacataccggaaggaaccttATCTTTTAACGACGAAGACGCTGAGGGGATCgtgcaaccccacaatgatgcactggtaatatcagtactcatagataaatctcgagttaagtaTGTGTTAATTAATctaggtagctcagccaacatcatcagatcgagggtcgtggaacaactcggcctacaagatcaaatcgtacCTGCGGTCCGAGTCCTGAATGGGTTCAACATGACACGTGAGACCACTAAatgggagataacattaccggttcATGTGCTTCTAGTTAGACACCTGAATCTCATTGTGTGAAGATCCGGGTTCCTCAGAATGGGATCCGTTGTTGGCATCTATGGATGGGTGAGTACCACTTCTCTGCTCAGCATCAGGAGTTCCTTGCACGGCATCAGCAACTCTGTCctctgcttcagttgttgtgatgGAGGAACCAGGTTCTTCTGCATCAGTTGAAGGTTCTGTTGTATTTTCTTCGTTGAATTCCTTGACTTGGCTCATCAATTCCGCCTTTCCATTTGCCATATCAATGACTTCTCCAGGAACCTTCGACTGCTCCCCGTCTTGAtcaatcttatcatgtgaatctttcccacattggtggtgtgattcatcaaagatcacatgtatgctTTCTTCAACACATTGTGTCCTTTTGTTGTAGACCTTGTATGCTTTTATTTGTGAGGAATATCCAAGAAAGATttcttcatcacttttggcattAAAGTTTCCCAGCGCTTCCTTACCATTATTGAGAACGAAGCATTTGCATCCAAACGTTCTTAGGTGAGTTAGTTTGGGCTTCCTACCGTTCAGCAATTCATACGGAGTTTTGTTTAGGAGGGACCTGATCATCCacctgttcaccaagtagcaAGCAGTGTTGACTGCCTCTGCCTAAAAGTCTTTTGCTACGCCACTGTCAATTAGCATAGTtcttgccatgtcttcaagagtcctatttttccCTCTCCTCAtcaccattttgttggggtgttcTGGGAGCTAAACAATTGTGACTTATACCGTTTTAAACACAGAATTTGTCGAATTTTGCATTGTCGAACTCTGTGCCATAATCAGTGCTTATACTTACAACATTATAGCTCATCTTCACTTGATTCTTCTTTACAAATGCAACAAAGACTGGAAAGGTTTTATCCGAGTAGTCATCAACTATGACAAAAATGTACTTCTTTCCTACTCTACTtggcaccctcataggtccacatatatccacATGGAGGAGATCAAGTGTCCTTGAGGTGACTACTTCACTCTTGGGCTTGAAAGAGGACCTGACTTGTTTTCCTcttacacatgcatcacacaccttgtgatcttTGAACCTTGACTTGGGGCAGCCCACAGaccaggtccttcttgaccaACTTGTTCAGCAATGAAAAGCTTGCATGTCCCAATAATCTGTGCCACAcctcaacatcatcatcaacaacactcaGACATGTAAGATCCCCATTGTGCAaagactcaaaatcagcaacatagatATTTTTGAATCTTTTTGCCAACAGAACCACTTCACCAGTCATGAGATTTGTGACTGTGTAAGTCTTTGATAAGAATTCCACTTTGTTTCCTTTATCACAAATTTGAGAGACACTCAGTATGCTATATTTCAAGCCATTTACATAGTACATATTCTCAATTGAATGAGTGAGTATCTTCCTAACTCTTCttactcccagaatgtatccctttttgccattgccaaaggacacactccccTATTGCAGGactttgagtgaaaggaaatcatcaATGCTTCTAATCATATGCTTAGAGCTACCACTATCCATATACTATCTTTGGCTGGTTCCATTCACTGCTCCGTGCACAAGAAGACCAaggattagacttaggaacccaaataagtttgggtcccttgtagtgaGGAAAAAGGCGAATTAAACTTCTTTTTGTCCAAGCAGGCATTACACATTTTTAATGGAGGAACCAGGTTCTTTAGCAATAGTTACCTTTTCAACAAAAACCTTTTTTTTCTGTTGGGACTGAATTCTAGCGTTACATGTTTCTTTAAAGTGCCCAGTATTACCACATTGAGTGCAAAGCCAGTTATCAAGGACAGTAGCATACGTGCTATGTGGATTGTAGGGAGTCCTTTCCTTTTGGAACCCGACTCCCTGCCTGTTCCCCCCGTTGCTTGTATACATGACAATGATtgtatcagaggaccaggtccactttagagatttttCTAGGTCATTTTTAGCTCTGCCTAGATCTTCCTGAAGTTGTCTGTTTCTTTCAAGTTCAGAACACATACAAGATTTCACcaatttgagttcattttcaagcttaatgtgtgcctcatttgcaacttcctttcccttttggatgttcctagaactGTTTCCCTTTTTTAATTCCTCAATTGTTTCTTTTAGATCCACAACTACTACAATTAGGCCATCTCTCTTATGGTTTATGTTTTCAATTCTTTCAGTTAGAACATTCTTTTCTCTCTTTAGAACCCCAATGGTTTCTTTTAGGTCAACCACTATGACTACCAGATCATCTCCCTCAGGTTCTACCTCTCCTAGTTCCACAGTTAatacatttttatcatttataagattatgataagcatcaattaaaacaTTGGCCAAGGATATAAGCTTCTTTTGAGAGTAagacttcaaatttctttgaatgtctagaaagtttacctcataatcatcatcatcagattTTACCATCaggcaaagatagagtcatattcagctgcttcgCTTTCAACTGCCATCATGGAGGTGTCACCTTGTTCATCATCTTCCCCAGATTCACTGGAAGAATCACCCCATGCAGCAAAAGGTTGTTTCATAATTTTGTCAACCATATCTTTTCTCTTGAATCTCTtgtcaggaaccgggttcctcttggctgCTTTGTCTATGTTGTGCCTGTACTGGTCTTGCTTAAGGAGAGGACATTCTTTGATGAAATGTCCTGGCTTCCTACATTTATGACACAAGTCATAACCTTTTGGTTTGCTAGAGCTACTcctttttggaatgcctccattcctgcgaaccattttctgaaatcgCTTTGTCAGGTAGCCCATGTCAGTATCCTTACCACTCGAGTCATTGTTGTCTGccttgaggaccaggttcttctctTTTTTGGGCTCTCTTCTTTCATGGTCATTCTTCTTATTCATTTCATAAGTCTTCGGAttaccaatgagttcatcaatggttgTTTCTTGGAATGATTTCTCCTAGATAGTGGAGCTCATTGATGATGGAGTTGAATCGAGTATGCATGTCCTAAATGGACTCATCATCCTTCATCCTGAATAGTTCATACTCAGTAGTGAGCATGTCGATCTTTTACTTCTTAACTTGTGTTGTCCCTTCATGTGATGTTTGGAGAGCCTCCCAGATCTCCTTGGTGTATTCAGAGACAGAGATTCTGTTATACTCGGTCTACTACTCGGAAGTTTTTCTCTATAGGTTTGCGGTCAGCATCGTTGTACTCTTTCCTTGTGTTTGGAATTGTCACTGCTGGCTCCCCAATGGTCTTCATGGGAACAAAGGGGCCATCGCAGATGACATCCAGAGCTCAGAATCCTCAGCCATGATAAAATTatgcatccttgtcttccaccatccgTAATACtgtccattgaatcttggtggtctgtaggttgattgaccttcttcaaaggttggtggagcagccatgtggatcatttctaggtgttagccttgtagaaagaacctgctctgataccacttgatgaaaacttagggtccaccaaactgtatagagaacctggttctctatcagtttTCGCAGAACACACACACACAGTAGTAAGTAAAAGATACAACaaagttttacgtggaaaacttccagctcacgggattaaaaaccacgacttACCCTCGTagaatttcaacttcactaactgagcaactttcagattacaacctattgtaatatAGGAATTACCCTCTTAATCCCTTACctacttgtaacaactctattacaagcctctttgtaataactctattacaaagcacaCACTTTGACCAACTCTAGCCAAAACACAAACACAtggtttatgattttaaaaaagaTCTCCTACATAAATGCTTCTAAGTAAGTTGAGTAGGAGTTACAAATAGATAACACTAACAAAGACATAACAATACTAAGGACGTATGATAGATTTGTTATTGGGATCTGGTCCTTTGTTCTGTTGTTGCTTTCTTCTTCACTGACTTGAAGTTGGCAGCACACTTGAGAGAGAATTGATGATTTAGGATTGTGCAAGTGTGTTGATTTCCCTTGCCTCGTGTTGATAATATACAAGTGAGGTCATTAGGATGATGTATGCAATTATTCGGTACAAGGCATGCTCAAAGAATTGACTATTGCACTGTTGTATGTGCAGAAAACAGTGCAGCGACTTTATAACTGTAGAGAGTTGACTTGTACTGTCATCAGAGGAACTGATGGGCATCTGTTCCGTCTCCCGTTTCTTTGACTCAAGTTGTTGGGATTTGTGCCAGACTTGAAACTTGTTGTTCTTGAGCACTTTGAGGATGTGTAACAAGTTCCCAATCTGATTCTTATTAagaagtttgttagatcatcaaaatacaaaaaGGCACGTAACTTAACAGTACTATTAGGAATAATGATAGAATTATTTTCCTAGAGAAGAACTTACCCTTAGGGGTAGGAGTGCAGCGTCCCCCATGAGACTTGCTTAAGAGACGACATTACTCGAGATGGCCCGCACTacattgtaatgacccaaccggtcattttaacttttagaaccccgttttctaaaataaaacttcctgtatgtgcttttaatgatttatgacttgtggggatggttgtttcgggatttgaaagtgtttgagtTGAAACCAGAatacttgattccttaagttggccttaaagtgctaagtttgacttcggtcaacattttgagaatatgaccccggaatagaattttgacaatttcaacaactccgtatgatgattttggacttaggagcgtgttcggaattttatttggaagtccgtagttaaattaggcttgaaatggctaaaataggaatttaagtttagaagtttgaccggggagttgactttttgatatcggagtcggaatccagttctgaaattttttatagctccgttatgtcatttataacttgtgtacaaaatttgaggttaatcggacttgatttgacagGTTTTGGCACCTAATGTAGAAAtttgaaatcttaagtttcattaagcttgaattaggggatgattcgtagttttagggttgtttggtgtgatttgagggttcgactaagttcgtatgatattttgggacttgttggtataattggttgaggtcccgaggggctcgggtgagtttcggacgactaacag
This sequence is a window from Nicotiana tomentosiformis chromosome 5, ASM39032v3, whole genome shotgun sequence. Protein-coding genes within it:
- the LOC138892424 gene encoding uncharacterized protein — protein: MNKKNDHERREPKKEKNLVLKADNNDSSGKDTDMGYLTKRFQKMVRRNGGIPKRSSSSKPKGYDLCHKCRKPGHFIKECPLLKQDQYRHNIDKAAKRNPVPDKRFKRKDMVDKIMKQPFAAWGDSSSESGEDDEQGDTSMMAVESEAAEYDSIFA